The Arcobacter roscoffensis genome segment CTTAAAAAACTTGAAAATCAAGAAATAAAAACAAAACAACTTTTTTTAATGGGCGATAATTTTGATTTTATTTCAGGTGAAAGTAAATATTTTATCAAGCAAAACCAAGAATTAATAGAAATTTTAAATAAATTATCAAAGGAGATACAAATAGTTTATTTAGAAGGAAATCATGACTATAATCTTGCAAAACTTTTTCCAAATATATTGGTAATAAAAAGAGAAAAACAACCATTAATAATAAAATATAAAGAGCAAAGTATTGCTTTATCCCATGGGGATAATTTTATAAATTGGCACTATGATTTATACTGTAAGATAATAAGAAATGGGCCTTTACTAAAATTTTTAAATCTTATAGACTTTAATAATATTATTTCTAAAAAAATAGATAATGCACTTTTAGAAAAAAACATCTGTCATCTTATAAAGGACTTCAAATCCCTAGCTATTAAAAGAATTAGTAACTATAAAAGTGATATAATTATCGAAGGTCATTATCATCAAGGTAAGACTTATAACATAGATAATAAAACTTATGTGAATATTCCATCTTTATGTTGTGATAATAAATATACAGTTTTTAGAAATGAAAAATTTGAAGGAGAACCTTTATGAACTTAATGTTCTTTGGTTTTATTGTTTTTATTTTAGTATTAATTTTTATTGTAACTTATTTTATTTTTAATAATAAATCTAAATGTTCAGACTCAATTAAGATTGATACAAATGATATAGAAGAAAAAGAAAAGATAGAAATATCACATTTACCAATTCCCTCAAAAATCCAAGATTTTAATACTCTAACATTGATAAAAGCTTCTAGTAAAATATTTGATATTTTTAAAGCGGTAGATTATGCAAATAGATCTGAACATAGTTTAAATAAAGTTGAATGGCATACTTGGCAAGTATCTATACTTTTATATCTTTTGAAAATGGATTATAATTTAAA includes the following:
- a CDS encoding UDP-2,3-diacylglucosamine diphosphatase, producing MYHNIQLEESAIFVADSHFNKKNRHFQSFLKKLENQEIKTKQLFLMGDNFDFISGESKYFIKQNQELIEILNKLSKEIQIVYLEGNHDYNLAKLFPNILVIKREKQPLIIKYKEQSIALSHGDNFINWHYDLYCKIIRNGPLLKFLNLIDFNNIISKKIDNALLEKNICHLIKDFKSLAIKRISNYKSDIIIEGHYHQGKTYNIDNKTYVNIPSLCCDNKYTVFRNEKFEGEPL